The Brasilonema sennae CENA114 genome includes a region encoding these proteins:
- a CDS encoding ATP-binding protein, with the protein MNHYLEPIHFSGSIQPHGILLVLSEPELTVVCVSANIQEQFGISEDLLNQSLSTLLDVQVVDAIRQSLHLIDSASPIKLQESILVSERSFNGLVHRTENFIILELEPTLPLGLFSVPAFVRRAFTPVGCVRRTIAKLRQVSTSHEFLHLLTQEIRRITEFDRVMVYQFDQHEAGTVMAEAKRDDLPSYLGLHYPATDIPEQVRALYARGLLRFIPDLTAQSISLVAASHPLMQQPVDLSLAILRGVDSCCVEYHQNMGVAAILVIALIHNQKLWGLISCHHQTPKYLSYETREACELLGEFVSLELAKKVNSEELDYIIKLRSLQSEFVESISQVDNLKEALVNPAPRLLDLVNATGAAICLEDEITLVGVTPTIEQVSVLIQWADTQVKDALFHTDSLPKLYPEAVVFKDVASGLVLLQISKVRRYYILWFRPEVLQTVNWAGDPNASITVKEDGSITLSPRQSFEKWQETVRLTSLPWKACELDQALDLRSAIVGIVLNKADELARINQELERTNQELDSFSYAASHDLKEPLRGIHNYSMLLLKGYESVLDEVGKNRLQTLIRLTRRMESLIDVLLKFSRLGQAELHLVPTDLNQLVNQVLEDLGVSHQDIQPDIRIPRLLPTVVCDPVLINEVFMNLLSNAFKYNDKPEQWISIGYLDKEGTRDWEQHERGRIFPHSPTPSLSDSRITFYVQDNGIGIRARHLETIFRLFKRLHEQNLYGGGTGAGLTITKKIIERHGGQIWVESTVGMGSTFYFIL; encoded by the coding sequence ATGAATCATTATCTTGAACCCATTCATTTTTCTGGTTCAATTCAGCCTCATGGTATTCTTTTGGTGCTCAGTGAGCCTGAGCTTACAGTTGTTTGCGTGAGCGCTAATATCCAGGAGCAGTTTGGCATTTCTGAAGATTTGCTTAATCAATCCTTAAGTACGCTGCTTGATGTCCAAGTTGTTGATGCAATTAGACAGAGTTTGCACTTAATTGACAGTGCTAGTCCCATAAAACTTCAAGAATCCATCTTGGTAAGTGAGCGTTCTTTTAACGGTTTAGTTCATCGAACAGAGAATTTCATCATCCTTGAGTTAGAACCAACATTACCGTTAGGTTTATTTAGTGTACCTGCTTTCGTGCGAAGAGCGTTCACCCCTGTGGGGTGCGTCCGAAGGACGATCGCCAAACTACGACAAGTATCGACCAGTCACGAATTTCTTCACTTGTTAACTCAAGAAATTCGTAGAATCACTGAATTTGACCGAGTCATGGTCTATCAATTTGACCAACACGAAGCAGGTACTGTGATGGCGGAGGCAAAGCGGGATGACTTACCCTCCTATCTGGGGTTGCACTATCCTGCGACAGATATTCCAGAGCAAGTTCGGGCGTTATATGCACGCGGTTTGCTGCGATTTATTCCTGATTTAACAGCACAGTCGATTTCGTTAGTAGCGGCTTCTCATCCGTTGATGCAACAACCCGTTGATCTTAGCCTTGCAATTCTTCGGGGCGTTGATTCCTGCTGCGTTGAATATCATCAAAACATGGGCGTAGCAGCTATTTTAGTTATCGCGTTGATTCACAATCAAAAGCTTTGGGGATTAATTTCTTGTCATCATCAAACACCCAAGTATCTTTCTTACGAAACCCGCGAAGCCTGCGAGTTGTTGGGGGAATTTGTGTCGTTGGAATTAGCCAAGAAAGTCAATTCTGAAGAACTCGACTACATTATCAAACTTAGATCCTTGCAATCGGAGTTTGTTGAATCTATTTCTCAAGTCGATAATCTTAAAGAAGCTCTTGTCAATCCCGCCCCTCGACTTTTAGATTTAGTAAATGCCACAGGAGCTGCTATCTGTTTGGAAGATGAAATTACGCTGGTTGGAGTAACGCCAACGATTGAGCAGGTTAGCGTTCTGATTCAATGGGCAGATACTCAAGTCAAGGATGCCCTGTTTCATACCGATTCGCTCCCAAAGCTTTATCCAGAAGCTGTTGTGTTCAAAGATGTTGCCAGTGGCTTAGTGCTGCTGCAAATTTCTAAAGTCCGACGGTATTACATCCTCTGGTTTCGCCCGGAAGTTCTGCAAACAGTAAACTGGGCAGGTGATCCGAATGCATCTATAACGGTTAAGGAAGATGGCAGTATAACTTTATCTCCCCGCCAATCGTTTGAAAAATGGCAAGAAACCGTTCGATTAACTTCCTTACCCTGGAAAGCGTGTGAATTGGATCAGGCGCTGGATCTTAGGAGTGCGATCGTTGGTATTGTTCTTAATAAAGCAGATGAGTTAGCCCGAATTAACCAGGAATTAGAGCGCACCAACCAGGAGCTAGATTCTTTTAGCTATGCTGCCTCTCATGATCTCAAGGAACCCTTGCGAGGTATTCATAATTACTCGATGCTGTTGTTGAAAGGTTATGAGTCGGTGCTGGATGAGGTGGGTAAAAACCGCTTACAAACCTTAATCCGTCTGACTCGTCGCATGGAGTCGCTGATCGATGTTCTGCTCAAGTTCTCGCGACTCGGACAAGCGGAACTCCATCTTGTACCTACAGATCTTAACCAATTAGTCAACCAAGTGCTTGAGGATTTAGGCGTCAGCCATCAAGACATTCAACCTGATATTCGCATTCCCCGACTGTTGCCTACGGTTGTGTGTGATCCTGTCCTGATCAACGAAGTGTTCATGAACCTGCTCAGCAACGCCTTTAAGTATAACGATAAACCAGAACAATGGATTTCGATTGGTTATTTGGACAAAGAAGGAACACGCGATTGGGAACAACACGAAAGAGGGAGAATTTTCCCTCACTCTCCCACTCCCTCACTCTCTGACTCCCGAATCACTTTCTACGTACAGGATAACGGCATTGGTATTCGAGCACGACATCTCGAAACCATCTTCCGATTGTTTAAACGGCTGCACGAGCAAAATCTGTATGGTGGCGGTACAGGGGCAGGATTGACAATTACCAAAAAGATTATCGAGCGTCACGGTGGACAAATTTGGGTGGAGTCTACCGTAGGTATGGGATCTACATTTTATTTTATTTTGTGA
- a CDS encoding TldD/PmbA family protein: protein MPNISEIANYAKESAGKLGIKKFDIYGSTADGTSVQVDQGEPKQVKASNLSGVTVRVWNEDNTMGVTSTTDVDPKGLELALKTAYEASFFGVKENVPDFSPESTVPLDNSSHDKAPQAPVSDLIESLLAAEKEVLAAHSAIIGVPYNSLSQRDFDRFYLNSDGAMRTESGSTSSIFLYSKTEEDGKKPRSGGAFRISKGLDHLDINGCIKETAEKTISHLNYEKIKTGKYRVVFSPDAFLSLLGAFSNLFNAQSILDKQSLSTPDDLGKEIAVPLLSVYDDALHPANIGAETFDGEGTPTRKVSLIENGVLTGFLHSAGTAKRMNAQPTGNANIGAKVSVSPNFYHVFAAAPGEVELSLETAENVVFIDELQALHAGVKALQGSFSLPFDGWLVNKGVKTSIESATVAGDFLEVLKSITFIEKEPELTPGGVCPKIWVDELSITGD from the coding sequence ATGCCAAACATCAGTGAAATTGCAAATTATGCCAAGGAAAGTGCTGGTAAACTTGGCATCAAAAAATTCGATATCTATGGCTCAACAGCAGATGGAACAAGTGTGCAAGTGGATCAAGGTGAGCCGAAACAAGTAAAAGCTTCTAATCTTTCTGGTGTCACCGTTCGTGTTTGGAATGAAGACAACACGATGGGTGTCACAAGCACAACCGATGTAGATCCCAAAGGACTTGAATTAGCTTTAAAAACAGCTTACGAAGCAAGTTTTTTTGGTGTAAAAGAAAACGTCCCTGATTTTAGCCCAGAGTCTACGGTTCCCCTGGATAATTCATCACACGACAAAGCACCCCAAGCACCTGTTTCTGATCTGATAGAAAGTTTGTTAGCTGCTGAAAAAGAAGTCCTCGCCGCTCATTCTGCGATCATTGGAGTCCCTTATAATAGTTTGTCGCAAAGAGATTTTGACAGATTTTATCTCAACAGCGATGGTGCGATGAGAACTGAATCTGGCTCAACATCGTCGATTTTTCTTTATAGCAAAACTGAGGAAGATGGAAAGAAACCTCGCAGTGGTGGCGCTTTTAGAATTAGCAAAGGTTTAGATCATCTAGATATCAATGGTTGCATCAAAGAAACTGCAGAGAAAACTATCAGCCACTTGAATTATGAAAAAATCAAGACTGGGAAATATCGAGTTGTTTTCTCTCCAGATGCTTTCTTGAGTTTATTGGGTGCTTTTTCTAACTTGTTTAATGCTCAAAGTATTCTGGACAAGCAAAGTTTATCTACCCCTGATGATTTAGGAAAGGAAATTGCTGTTCCGCTGCTTTCAGTGTACGATGACGCATTACATCCAGCAAACATCGGTGCAGAAACTTTTGATGGTGAAGGAACTCCCACCCGCAAAGTTTCGTTAATTGAAAATGGCGTTTTAACAGGCTTTCTCCACAGTGCAGGTACTGCAAAAAGGATGAACGCTCAGCCGACAGGTAACGCTAATATTGGTGCAAAAGTCTCTGTCAGTCCGAATTTCTATCATGTTTTTGCAGCCGCACCTGGTGAGGTGGAATTGAGTTTGGAAACAGCAGAAAATGTCGTTTTTATTGATGAGCTACAAGCTCTGCACGCAGGTGTGAAAGCTTTACAAGGTTCCTTTTCTCTACCATTTGATGGCTGGCTTGTCAACAAAGGTGTTAAGACAAGCATTGAGTCTGCAACAGTTGCTGGAGATTTTCTCGAAGTCCTCAAATCAATTACTTTTATCGAAAAAGAACCAGAGTTGACTCCTGGAGGTGTATGTCCCAAAATCTGGGTTGATGAACTCTCGATTACTGGAGACTAA